Proteins from one Aspergillus nidulans FGSC A4 chromosome VIII genomic window:
- a CDS encoding protein pacX (transcript_id=CADANIAT00001899), giving the protein MDSRTMTAETPGKRPRSDSGEFPPIASKVPKTHSNHLQINYLARQYADNLPLVSLDDTMPAIIHLIGEYDGVLQRHESIAGNLGACPLGPILIKRFERLFDGPPRVLKSHGKDTPNITWLDVVEFAKNKPEQFNLEKTRNGVRVCQFYTKQSRVEISEEDFVLIASGMPQKMIPPQPIIEDEEKELGALEILEKNLQSIIQVADQVSARARQLNHRLKNRRTAIVTRRENDVNLHNSRASQPLSQSQHLPQQRSMSPAWRDANGVPHSSLNSNGNGNGASNAQSPSTGFVAVNASRPGGEAPPEENLLSSQFLFSHSNTDNVTIINGTSIKGASPTTRAELMKKFFTTQDRQVRGSYEEAAAAAAAAAGSSNRQSSRPRPRASEGGDYNVYAPTPATVAIPNTPTSLLPPPKSHHHEKDDGGPFKIEMVARMEELQRGERIMPPCDRCRRLHMDCLKNLTACMGCTKKHAKCSWRDVKEEELREGRRADRGPVEEPHSKDTTASPSTAPASEQVPPSTAVATPASAPAPLPTSLPGSATAASDPERPREGALDVMVRRESAPIAAPVSRPSAVREVSPRRAVSEIHNSHGHSYRHNQSDRRYSFNRNNEPNRDDDGPDALSQAIMDTYNAAAAKGTVHEVSNERERDMERDQDRDRKLVRA; this is encoded by the exons ATGGATTCTAGAACGATGACGGCAGAGACTCCCGGCAAGCGACCTCGATCAGATTCCGGGGAGTTCCCTCCGATTGCATCAAAAGTGCCCAAGACGCACTCAAATCACCTACAAATCAACTACCTCGCGCGGCAATATGCCGACAATCTCCCTCTGGTCTCGCTGGACGATACAATGCCCGCTATCATTCATTTGATTGGCGAATACGACGGCGTTTTGCAGCGCCATGAAAGCATCGCTGGGAATCTGGGCGCGTGCCCTTTGGGTCCCATTCTGATCAAGCGCTTTGAGCGCCTTTTTGACGGCCCGCCGCGGGTGCTCAAGTCACATGGAAAGGACACGCCTAATATCACCTGGTTGGACGTGGTAGAGTTTGCGAAAAACAAGCCTGAACAGTTCAACCTCGAAAAGACGCGCAACGGCGTGCGAGTATGCCAGTTCTATACAAAACAGAGTCGCGTGGAGATCAGCGAGGAGGACTTTGTGCTGATCGCGTCGGGAATGCCTCAGAAGATGATTCCCCCTCAACCCATTatcgaggatgaagagaaggaactcgGCGCTCTTGAGATACTGGAGAAGAATCTCCAGTCAATAATTCAAGTCGCAGATCAAG TCTCTGCACGTGCAAGACAACTGAATCATCGTCTGAAAAACCGTCGGACTGCGATCGTCACTCGGCGCGAAAACGATGTAAATCTCCACAACTCTCGGGCCTCGCAGCCTCTTTCACAGTCGCAACACCTACCCCAGCAGCGATCTATGAGTCCTGCCTGGCGCGATGCCAATGGCGTCCCCCATAGTTCGCTCAACAGCAATGGTAATGGCAATGGCGCCTCCAACGCTCAGTCCCCGTCTACCGGTTTTGTCGCGGTCAACGCTTCTCGACCCGGGGGGGAAGCTCCTCCAGAAGAAAACTTGCTCTCGTCACAATTCCTGTTCTCTCACTCCAATACGGACAACGTCACAATCATAAATGGAACCTCAATCAAGGGCGCATCTCCGACCACTCGTGCtgagctgatgaagaagttTTTCACTACACAAGACCGCCAGGTGCGAGGAAGCtatgaagaagctgctgctgctgctgctgctgctgctgggtcGAGCAACCGCCAGTCATCCCGCCCTAGACCCAGGGCATCTGAAGGTGGCGATTACAACGTGTATGCACCAACACCTGCCACTGTCGCGATTCCAAACACCCCCACTTCGTTGCTTCCGCCCCCGAAATCGCATCACCATGAAAAGGACGATGGAGGTCCGTTCAAGATCGAGATGGTCGCGCGCATGGAAGAACTGCAGCGAGGTGAACGCATCATGCCTCCTTGCGATCGGTGCCGTCGTCTCCACATGGATTGCCTGAAGAACCTCACTGCCTGTATGGGCTGCACAAAAAAGCATGCTAAATGTTCGTGGCGAGAcgtgaaggaggaagagctgcgGGAAGGTCGGCGCGCTGATCGAGGCCCCGTGGAGGAGCCACATTCGAAAGACACTACCGCCAGTCCCTCCACCGCACCAGCTTCGGAACAAGTCCCACCATCTACCGCCGTTGCGACACCAGCGTCTGCACCAGCGCCGTTGCCAACCTCATTACCAGGATCAGCCACCGCTGCATCCGACCCAGAAAGACCGCGTGAAGGCGCGTTGGATGTCATGGTACGAAGGGAATCCGCACCGATTGCCGCTCCCGTGTCCCGGCCGTCAGCAGTAAGGGAGGTGTCTCCGCGACGGGCGGTGAGCGAGATACACAATAGCCACGGCCATTCTTATCGGCACAACCAGAGTGATAGGCGCTACAGCTTCAACCGGAATAACGAGCCAAATcgggatgatgatggtccGGATGCGTTGAGCCAGGCCATCATGGATACCTATAATGCAGCCGCGGCGAAAGGGACCGTACACGAAGTAAGCAATGAACGCGAGCGCGATATGGAGCGGGATCAGGATCGAGACCGGAAACTGGTCCGAGCATGA